In Dehalogenimonas etheniformans, one genomic interval encodes:
- a CDS encoding type IV pilus twitching motility protein PilT — protein MSQIDEWLKLLVDLGGSDLHLRVPSPPVLRIDGELIVRDEFPPLKTSDLEAVLDEITKPEQKETFLREKELDFAYSVVGLARFRVSVMRQRGTLSMAFRQVPFQILSMEKLGVPMICKELIMKPRGMILVCGPTGSGKSTTMAAMVDYLNQNASRNVITIEDPIEYLHSNKRCLIAQRDLGDDTKAFAVALKHALRHDPDVIIVGEMRDLETISTAIAAAETGHLVVGTLHTTDAAQTVDRVIDIFPPSQQQQIRLQFSQVIEAVLVQTLVPRLNAKGRVPAFEVMTATPAVRNLIREQKTHEITNVIQLSGKDGMQTLDQSLTDLLRKNLISKEEALLKSSHPDKLQKLLQYQATAGIR, from the coding sequence ATGTCTCAAATCGACGAATGGCTTAAATTACTCGTTGACCTCGGAGGCTCAGACCTGCATTTGCGGGTGCCCAGCCCACCTGTTTTGCGTATCGATGGTGAACTCATTGTTCGCGATGAATTTCCGCCTCTTAAAACGTCTGATCTTGAAGCAGTCCTTGACGAGATCACCAAACCGGAACAAAAAGAGACATTTCTTCGTGAGAAAGAACTCGATTTCGCATACAGCGTCGTCGGTTTAGCGCGTTTTCGCGTCAGCGTGATGCGCCAGAGGGGTACGCTCTCGATGGCATTCCGGCAGGTTCCTTTTCAAATATTATCAATGGAAAAACTCGGCGTTCCCATGATCTGCAAAGAACTAATTATGAAACCCCGGGGCATGATACTGGTCTGTGGCCCAACCGGCTCCGGTAAATCGACGACAATGGCGGCGATGGTGGATTACCTAAACCAGAATGCTTCAAGAAACGTGATAACAATCGAAGATCCTATTGAGTACCTTCATTCCAATAAAAGATGCTTGATCGCTCAACGAGACCTGGGCGACGATACCAAAGCGTTTGCTGTCGCTCTGAAACACGCCCTTCGGCATGATCCGGACGTTATCATCGTCGGAGAAATGCGCGACCTGGAGACAATATCAACGGCTATCGCTGCGGCAGAAACCGGCCACCTGGTAGTCGGTACGCTGCATACCACCGATGCGGCTCAGACTGTCGACCGTGTCATCGATATCTTCCCGCCCAGTCAGCAACAACAGATTCGGCTGCAATTCAGCCAGGTTATCGAAGCCGTGCTTGTCCAGACTCTTGTTCCGCGCCTGAACGCTAAAGGGCGCGTCCCGGCTTTTGAGGTAATGACGGCAACCCCCGCTGTCCGCAACCTTATCCGTGAGCAAAAAACCCACGAAATCACGAATGTCATCCAATTATCGGGTAAGGACGGCATGCAGACCCTTGATCAGTCATTAACCGATCTTCTGCGCAAAAACCTGATATCCAAAGAAGAGGCTCTGCTCAAGAGCAGCCATCCGGATAAACTCCAAAAGTTGCTTCAATATCAAGCAACCGCGGGAATCAGGTAG
- a CDS encoding MerR family transcriptional regulator: MSLQLKGTKYYRTAEVCELAGISRTTLFRWLKNDLLGAAVARDRRGWRLFTEAEAELLKAEANRVDGVSASE; this comes from the coding sequence ATGTCACTTCAATTAAAGGGCACCAAATACTACCGAACAGCTGAAGTCTGCGAGTTGGCAGGCATCAGCAGAACCACACTATTCCGATGGCTGAAGAATGATCTCCTGGGGGCGGCTGTTGCGCGTGACCGGCGCGGTTGGCGCCTCTTTACCGAAGCTGAAGCCGAACTTCTGAAAGCCGAAGCCAACCGGGTTGATGGCGTCTCAGCCAGCGAGTAA
- a CDS encoding UPF0280 family protein — protein MYQPRTYRKWHESADLVSFTVSVNETNLFVSARVDLERKARKLVLKYRSILENYIAGHPTFLTSLKPVEIEADAPLIVRDMAETTNKVGVGPMASVAGAVAQFVGEELLEYSPDIIIENGGDIYITSTRERVIGIYAGDSPLSGKLGIEIFPNETPCGICTSSGTVGHSLSFGKADAVTIVAPSAILADAGATACGNVVQTSADIERGLELASKIAGVSGAIIIVGERVGAWGSVRLKHL, from the coding sequence ATGTATCAGCCTCGCACCTACCGCAAATGGCATGAAAGCGCCGACCTGGTTTCCTTCACCGTAAGTGTCAACGAAACAAACCTGTTCGTCAGCGCTAGAGTTGACCTTGAACGTAAAGCACGCAAACTGGTACTGAAATATCGTTCCATTCTCGAAAATTACATTGCCGGTCATCCCACGTTCCTAACCTCATTGAAGCCGGTTGAGATCGAAGCCGATGCCCCTCTGATTGTCCGAGACATGGCAGAGACGACCAATAAAGTAGGTGTTGGTCCCATGGCTTCGGTGGCCGGGGCAGTAGCCCAGTTCGTTGGCGAGGAATTATTGGAATACTCCCCCGACATAATTATCGAAAATGGCGGAGACATTTACATCACATCCACCAGGGAACGGGTAATCGGCATCTATGCCGGCGATTCACCGTTATCAGGGAAGCTCGGGATCGAAATCTTCCCTAACGAGACCCCATGCGGCATCTGTACCTCGTCGGGAACCGTAGGTCATTCGCTTTCGTTCGGAAAAGCTGATGCGGTAACCATAGTTGCTCCTTCAGCAATACTTGCCGATGCAGGAGCGACGGCTTGTGGCAACGTTGTTCAAACCTCAGCAGACATCGAACGAGGACTGGAGTTAGCTTCCAAAATCGCAGGCGTCAGCGGCGCAATAATCATTGTTGGGGAGCGCGTCGGCGCCTGGGGATCTGTACGGTTAAAACACCTTTAG
- a CDS encoding NIL domain-containing protein, with product MAVTCKKISLRFPRHLADRPVVYHLIKDYNLELNILKATISSDGGHMVLELRGSRSDFDKGIEYLTKTGLIIDTLCREVTRNEARCTDCGACVTVCPADSFVVDPLTREVAFDEEKCVVCGMCILSCPSRSMELHF from the coding sequence ATGGCTGTTACTTGTAAAAAGATATCTCTGAGGTTCCCCCGTCACCTGGCGGATAGGCCGGTGGTCTATCACCTGATCAAGGATTACAATTTGGAACTTAACATCCTTAAAGCCACCATCAGCAGCGATGGAGGCCATATGGTTCTCGAACTCCGTGGTAGCCGCTCTGATTTCGACAAAGGCATCGAGTACCTGACCAAGACCGGTCTCATCATTGACACTCTTTGCCGTGAGGTCACCCGCAATGAAGCCCGCTGTACCGACTGCGGCGCCTGCGTTACTGTTTGCCCTGCGGATTCCTTTGTCGTTGACCCCTTGACCCGCGAAGTTGCCTTCGACGAGGAAAAATGTGTCGTCTGCGGCATGTGCATCCTCTCCTGTCCGTCACGTTCGATGGAGCTCCATTTTTAA
- a CDS encoding homocysteine biosynthesis protein, whose protein sequence is MAKTIEEINEKIRKGQAVVFTAEEIIGVVKEKGLAKAAAMVDVVTTGTFGPMCSSSAYFNIGHSKPRIKLGGGKVSLNDVPAYAGFAAVDVMIGANALPDDDPRNRFHPGEFNYGGGHVIEELVAGKDIKLVASAYGTDCYPRKKLETWINIKDLNEAVLFNMRNSYQNYNVAVNLSDEAIYTYMGTLKPNMGNITYCSAGQLSPLLNDPYYKTIGIGTKIFLGGGEGFIAWQGTQFNPGVPRTEGGVPKRGSGTLAVIGDLKQMNPRYLVGTSMLGYGVTISVGLGVPIPILDEDILRYTTVTDDEIFAAVVDYSSAYPELKPDIVAEVSYGELRSGHVKIKGRKVPTASLSSYPRAREIATALKQWITSGKFELTSPVAKLPGAESGVKFKPLTERPINGGEI, encoded by the coding sequence ATGGCTAAGACCATAGAGGAAATCAACGAAAAGATCCGCAAGGGGCAAGCCGTCGTCTTTACCGCCGAAGAGATCATCGGCGTCGTCAAGGAAAAAGGACTTGCCAAAGCTGCCGCCATGGTCGACGTCGTAACCACCGGCACTTTCGGGCCCATGTGTTCCTCCAGCGCCTACTTCAACATCGGTCATTCAAAGCCGCGCATCAAGCTGGGCGGCGGCAAAGTCTCTTTGAACGATGTCCCGGCCTATGCCGGTTTCGCCGCAGTCGATGTCATGATCGGCGCCAATGCCCTGCCCGATGACGATCCACGCAACCGTTTTCATCCCGGCGAGTTCAACTACGGCGGTGGCCACGTCATCGAGGAACTGGTGGCGGGCAAGGACATCAAACTGGTCGCCTCGGCGTATGGCACCGACTGCTATCCGCGCAAGAAACTCGAGACATGGATCAACATCAAGGATTTGAACGAGGCTGTCCTCTTCAACATGCGCAACTCGTATCAGAATTATAATGTGGCGGTCAACCTGTCCGATGAAGCTATCTACACTTACATGGGCACATTGAAACCCAATATGGGGAATATCACCTACTGCAGCGCGGGTCAGCTTTCGCCGCTTTTGAACGACCCGTATTACAAGACGATCGGGATAGGAACGAAGATCTTTCTCGGCGGCGGCGAGGGTTTTATCGCCTGGCAGGGCACCCAGTTCAACCCGGGCGTGCCTCGCACCGAGGGCGGCGTTCCTAAAAGAGGCTCCGGAACCCTGGCGGTCATCGGCGACCTCAAGCAGATGAATCCCCGTTACCTTGTCGGCACCAGTATGCTGGGTTACGGAGTGACTATTTCCGTTGGTCTCGGAGTCCCAATTCCAATTCTTGACGAGGATATTCTAAGGTACACGACCGTTACCGACGACGAGATATTTGCCGCAGTTGTCGACTATTCGAGCGCCTATCCCGAACTCAAACCGGACATCGTCGCTGAAGTCTCATATGGCGAATTGCGCTCCGGGCACGTCAAGATTAAAGGCCGAAAAGTGCCAACTGCCTCCCTTTCGAGCTACCCACGGGCCCGGGAGATCGCGACGGCTTTAAAACAGTGGATCACCTCAGGTAAGTTCGAATTGACTTCTCCCGTGGCTAAACTCCCGGGAGCCGAAAGCGGGGTCAAATTCAAGCCGTTGACTGAGCGGCCGATTAATGGGGGTGAGATATAA